One genomic segment of Cryptococcus neoformans var. neoformans JEC21 chromosome 8 sequence includes these proteins:
- a CDS encoding urease, protein MHLLPRETDKLIVTTLGTLAQRRLARGLILNRAETIALISSQLQEFIRDGRHSVAELMDLGKKMLGRRHVRKGVPESIHTIQVEGTFPDGVFLVTVDDPISSDDGDLNNAFYGSFLPIPSADVFPAAPEPADTLLGALICRKEPIKINASRRRFKLEVKNAGDRPIQVGSHYHFLETNPALIFDRLLSYGYHLDIPAGTAVRFEPGEKKTVTMVEFGGKKIFHGGSGLASGSFDENLRETKVKEMVEKGGFGHKDQEKVEEGPTTEMNREVYASMFGPTTGDKIKLADMDLWIEVEKDYTVYGEECKFGGGKVLRDGGGQASGRHEHEVLDLVITNALIVDWNGIYKADIGVKNGIIVGIGKAGNPDMMDGVTDGMIVGSSTEVIAGEKLIITAGALDVHVHYICPQLMTEALASGITTVVGGGTGPADGSNATTCTSSSFYMQNMIKATDTVPLNFGFTGKGNDSGTNALRDVIEAGACGLKVHEDWGATPEVIDRALSIADEYDVQVNLHSDTLNESGYVESTLAAIKGRTIHSYHTEGAGGGHAPDIIVVCEYENVLPSSTNPTRPYAVNTLDEHLDMLMVCHHLDKSIPEDIAFADSRIRSETVAAEDVLQDTGAISMISSDCQAMGRIGEVITRTWRTAAKMKQFRGPLEGDEPTRDNNRVKRYVAKYTINPAITHGMSHLIGQVAVGCLADLVFWTAESFGARPEMILKGGVIAWAAMGDANASIPTVQPVIGRPMWGSQPEAAALNSIVWVSQASLDKDLVKRFNIKKRAEAVKNCRAIGKKDMKWNDSMPKMTVDPETYDVHADGVLCDVPPADKLPLTKRYFVY, encoded by the exons ATGCATCTCCTTCCAAGAGAAACG GACAAACTCATTGTCACCACCTTGGGCACCCTTGCTCAACGTCGCCTTGCCCGAGGCCTTATTCTTAACCGTGCTGAGACCATTgctctcatctcctcccaGTTGCAAGAATTCATTCGAGATGGACGTCATTCTGTTGCAGAGCTCATGGATTTGGGCAAGAAAATGCTAGGCAGGCGACATGTCAGGAAGGGCGTTCCAGAATCAATTCACACTATTCAGGTGGAAGGCACCTTCCCCGACGGTGTATTTTTGGTCACAGTTGATGATCCTATCTCCTCAGATGATGGCGACT TGAACAACGCCTTTTACGGTTCTTTCCTGCCAATCCCGTCGGCAGACGTCTTCCCTGCTGCGCCCGAGCCAGCCGATACCCTCTTAGGAGCCCTTATTTGTCGTAAGGAGCCAATTAAGATCAATGCTTCCCGACGACGCTTCAAGCTTGAAGTCAAGAATGCTGGAGACAGGCCTATTCAAGTTGGCTCCCACTACCATTTCCTCGAAACCAACCCGGCCCTCATTTTCGACAGGCTCTTGTCCTATGGCTACCATTTGGACATCCCCGCCGGTACGGCGGTCAGGTTTGAGccaggagagaagaagactgtAACAATGGTGGAATTCGGCGGAAAGAAGATCTTCCACGGTGGAAGTGGATTGGCAAGCGGATCTTTCGACGAGAATTTAAGGGAGACTAAAGTCAAGGAGATGGTTGAAAAAGGTGGATTTGGTCATAAGGATCAAGAAAAGGTAGAAGAGGGGCCAACAACTGAGATGAACAGAGAAGTG TACGCTTCCATGTTCGGACCAACAACTGGCGACAAGATCAAGCTCGCTGACATGGATCTGTGGATCGAGGTCGAAAAAGATTACACTGTCTACGGCGAGGAATGCAAATTCGGCGGAG GCAAGGTCCTTCGAGATGGCGGAGGTCAAGCATCTGGTAGGCATGAACATGAGGTCCTTGACCTCGTTATTACCAATGCTCTTATCGTTGACTGGAATGGCATCTACAAG GCCGATATTGGTGTAAAAAATGGCATTATTGTTGGTATTGGTAAAGCTGGTAACCCCGATATGATGGATGGAGTCACAGATGGAATGATTGTGGGGTCAAGCACTGAAGTTATCGCTGGCGAAAAGTTGATCATCACTGCGGGAGCTCTCGACGTCCACGTTCATTACATTTGCCCTCAACTCATGACGGAG GCCTTGGCATCCGGTATCACCACTGTTGTCGGAGGTGGTACAGGTCCTGCAGACGGCTCCAACGCCACTACTTGCACGTCTTCGTCCTTCTACATGCAAAACATGATCAAAGCAACCGACACTGTTCCTCTCAACTTTGGTTTCACCGGAAAGGGCAACGATTCTGGCACTAATGCTTTGAGGGACGTTATCGAGGCTGGAGCTTGTGGATTGAAGGTGCATGAAGATTGGGGCGCGACGCCCGAAGTTATTGACAGGGCTCTGAGCATTGCCGATGAGTACGACGTACAG GTCAACCTTCACAGTGATACTCTCAACGAAAGTGGATACGTCGAGAGTACCTTGGCCGCCATCAAAGGGAGGACTATTCACAGTTACCACACTGAAGGAGCTGGTGGCGGACATGCTCCAGACATCATCGTTGTCTGTGAATATGAAAACGTCTTGCCTAGTTCCACCAACCCAACTAGGCCTTATGCTGTTAACACTCTTGATGAGCATCTTGAC ATGCTTATGGTCTGTCACCACCTCGATAAGTCTATCCCGGAGGACATTGCCTTTGCCGACTCTCGTATCCGTTCTGAAACCGTTGCAGCCGAAGACGTTTTACAGGACACAGGCGCGATTTCCATGATCTCATCTGACTGTCAAGCTATGGGTCGTATCGGTGAAGTCATCACTCGTACATGGCGTACGGCtgcgaagatgaagcaaTTCCGTGGTCCTCTTGAGGGCGATGAACCCACGAGAGACAACAATAGGGTGAAACGGTATGTTGCCAAGTACACTATTAACCCCGCCATTACCCACGGTATGTCGCACCTCATCGGTCAAGTTGCCGTGGGCTGTCTGGCAGATCTGGTCTTCTGGACGGCAGAGTCCTTTGGTGCTAGACCGGAGATGATCCTCAAGGGTGGTGTCATTGCTTGGGCTGCAATGGGCGATGCGAACGCTTCGATCCCCACTGTGCAGCCCGTCATTGGCAGGCCCATGTGGGGCTCTCAGCCTGAGGCCGCTGCACTCAATTCAATTGTTTGGGTCAGCCAGGCATCTCTTGACAAGG ATCTCGTGAAGAGATTCAACATCAAGAAGAGGGCGGAGGCTGTCAAGAACTGTCGTGCAattggaaagaaggatatgaAGTGGAATGACAGTATGCCGAAGATGACTG TCGATCCGGAGACCTACGACGTTCACGCTGACGGCGTCCTTTGCGACGTCCCACCGGCAGACAAACTCCCACTGACCAAGAGATACTTCGTTTACTAA